In Streptomyces sp. NBC_00448, the following are encoded in one genomic region:
- the obgE gene encoding GTPase ObgE, with protein MTTFVDRVELHVAAGNGGHGCASVHREKFKPLGGPDGGNGGRGGDVILVVDQDVTTLLDYHHSPHRKATNGKPGEGGNRSGKDGSDLVLPVPDGTVVQDRDGNVLADLVGQGTTYVAGQGGRGGLGNAALASTRRKAPGFALLGVPGQARDIVLELKTVADVALVGYPSAGKSSLISVLSAAKPKIADYPFTTLVPNLGVVNAGSTVYTIADVPGLIPGASQGRGLGLEFLRHVERCSVLVHVLDTATLESDRDPVTDLDVIEAELRAYGGGLEDRPRLVVLNKIDVPDGQDLAEMIKPDLEARGYRVFEVSAVSHAGLRELSFALAGIVAETRAARPAEESTRVVIRPQAVDDAGFTVTYDGELYRVRGEKPERWVRQTDFTNDEAVGYLADRLNRLGVEDELVKAGAKAGDGVAIGPEDDAVVFDWEPSLAAGAEMLGRRGEDHRFDTPRPAASRRRDRQAEHDEAADAYDEFHPFGG; from the coding sequence ATGACCACCTTCGTGGACCGCGTCGAACTGCATGTCGCCGCGGGTAACGGGGGCCACGGCTGCGCCTCCGTGCACCGGGAGAAGTTCAAGCCGCTCGGCGGGCCGGACGGCGGCAACGGCGGGCGGGGCGGGGACGTGATCCTCGTCGTCGACCAGGACGTGACCACCCTGCTCGACTACCACCACAGCCCGCACCGCAAGGCGACCAACGGCAAGCCGGGCGAGGGCGGCAACCGCTCCGGCAAGGACGGCAGCGACCTGGTGCTGCCGGTGCCGGACGGCACCGTCGTGCAGGACCGGGACGGAAACGTGCTGGCCGACCTGGTCGGCCAGGGCACCACCTACGTCGCCGGGCAGGGCGGCCGCGGCGGCCTCGGCAACGCGGCGCTCGCCTCGACCCGGCGCAAGGCGCCCGGCTTCGCGCTGCTCGGGGTGCCCGGGCAGGCCCGGGACATCGTGCTGGAGCTGAAGACCGTCGCCGACGTGGCGCTGGTCGGCTACCCGAGCGCGGGGAAGTCCTCGCTGATCTCGGTGCTCTCGGCGGCGAAGCCGAAGATCGCGGACTACCCGTTCACCACGCTGGTGCCGAACCTCGGAGTGGTCAACGCCGGCTCGACGGTCTACACGATCGCCGACGTGCCCGGGCTGATCCCCGGCGCGAGCCAGGGCCGCGGGCTGGGTCTGGAGTTCCTGCGGCACGTCGAGCGCTGCTCGGTGCTGGTGCACGTGCTGGACACCGCGACCCTGGAGTCCGACCGCGACCCGGTGACCGATCTCGACGTCATCGAGGCGGAGCTGCGGGCGTACGGCGGCGGGCTGGAGGACCGGCCGCGGCTGGTCGTGCTCAACAAGATCGACGTGCCCGACGGGCAGGACCTGGCGGAGATGATCAAGCCGGACCTGGAGGCGCGCGGCTACCGCGTCTTCGAGGTGTCCGCGGTCTCGCACGCCGGGCTCAGGGAACTGTCGTTCGCGCTGGCCGGGATCGTGGCGGAGACGCGGGCGGCGCGCCCGGCCGAGGAGTCCACCCGCGTGGTGATCCGGCCGCAGGCCGTCGACGACGCCGGGTTCACCGTCACCTACGACGGCGAGCTGTACCGGGTGCGCGGCGAGAAGCCCGAACGCTGGGTGCGGCAGACGGACTTCACCAACGACGAGGCGGTCGGCTACCTCGCGGACCGGCTCAACCGGCTCGGTGTCGAGGACGAGCTGGTCAAGGCGGGGGCGAAGGCGGGCGACGGCGTCGCGATCGGGCCGGAGGACGACGCGGTGGTCTTCGACTGGGAGCCGTCGCTGGCGGCCGGTGCGGAGATGCTGGGGCGGCGCGGTGAGGACCACCGTTTCGACACGCCGCGGCCCGCGGCGAGCCGGCGTCGCGACCGGCAGGCCGAGCACGACGAGGCCGCCGACGCCTACGACGAGTTCCATCCGTTCGGAGGGTGA
- the rpmA gene encoding 50S ribosomal protein L27 codes for MAHKKGASSTRNGRDSNAQRLGVKRFGGQVVNAGEIIIRQRGTHFHPGSGVGIGKDDTLFALSAGAVEFGVKRGRRVVNIVPAA; via the coding sequence ATGGCACACAAGAAGGGCGCATCGTCCACCCGGAACGGTCGCGACTCCAACGCTCAGCGGCTCGGTGTGAAGCGCTTCGGCGGCCAGGTCGTCAACGCCGGTGAGATCATCATCCGCCAGCGTGGTACCCACTTCCACCCCGGCTCCGGCGTCGGCATCGGCAAGGACGACACGCTGTTCGCGCTGTCCGCCGGTGCGGTCGAGTTCGGCGTGAAGCGCGGTCGCCGCGTGGTGAACATCGTTCCGGCCGCCTGA
- the rplU gene encoding 50S ribosomal protein L21, with the protein MYAIVRSGGRQHKVAVGDIVEVDRIPTGKVGDAVELSTLLVVDGEAVTSDPWVLAGIKVEAEIVDHHKGQKIDILRYKNKTGYRRRQGHRQHYTALKITGIPAAAAK; encoded by the coding sequence GTGTACGCGATCGTGCGTAGTGGTGGCCGCCAGCACAAGGTGGCCGTCGGTGACATCGTCGAGGTTGACAGGATTCCCACCGGCAAGGTCGGCGACGCGGTCGAGCTCTCGACGCTGCTCGTCGTCGATGGCGAAGCCGTCACCAGCGACCCGTGGGTGCTCGCCGGGATCAAGGTCGAGGCCGAGATCGTGGACCACCACAAGGGCCAGAAGATCGACATCCTGCGCTACAAGAACAAGACCGGTTACCGCCGTCGCCAGGGTCACCGCCAGCACTACACGGCGCTGAAGATCACTGGCATCCCCGCCGCGGCTGCGAAGTAA